One window from the genome of Chloroflexota bacterium encodes:
- a CDS encoding phosphatase PAP2 family protein, producing the protein MLADADKALFLWINALVGHAPVIDAMMSRLASDYLVPVGMGLTLVALWFVGSDDRERMRYQIGMFTALTAMALSSLVVFICNALFFRPRPFDGLDDVSLLFYMPTDSSFPSNSAAVAFAIAAGVWCINRRLGVVLFVAAAVYGFSRIYVGVHYPADILGGAVIAVIVTALTLRLRDLLMPLLVAVIKAARLFAIA; encoded by the coding sequence ATGCTGGCGGACGCAGATAAAGCGCTATTTCTCTGGATAAACGCGCTGGTAGGGCATGCGCCCGTCATTGACGCGATGATGAGCCGTCTCGCCAGCGACTACCTCGTGCCTGTGGGCATGGGCTTGACGCTGGTCGCGCTCTGGTTCGTGGGCAGCGACGATCGCGAGCGGATGCGCTATCAGATTGGCATGTTCACCGCGCTGACGGCGATGGCATTGTCCAGCCTGGTCGTATTCATCTGCAACGCGCTGTTCTTCCGCCCGCGCCCATTCGACGGCTTGGACGATGTCAGCCTGCTGTTCTACATGCCCACCGACTCGTCGTTCCCATCGAACAGCGCCGCAGTCGCGTTTGCCATAGCCGCCGGCGTCTGGTGCATCAACCGGCGCTTGGGCGTTGTGTTATTCGTCGCGGCGGCGGTGTACGGCTTTTCACGAATCTACGTCGGCGTCCACTACCCGGCAGACATCCTAGGCGGTGCTGTCATCGCCGTCATCGTAACCGCGCTCACCCTTCGCCTCCGCGACCTGCTAATGCCCCTGCTAGTAGCCGTAATCAAGGCAGCCCGCCTCTTCGCCATCGCGTGA
- a CDS encoding methyltransferase domain-containing protein: protein MTEMPMHNDSPFYGYNVAAIQNQYAGRGAVGVVDFLLPHVKPGMSVLDVGCGPGTITQGLAEIAAPGKVIGCDLEPGMVARASALAEGKGLDNLSFQVGNILDLPFEDNTFDVVLSCAVTEHLSEPVKAMSELGRVAKQGGVVGITRTDWSASLFAPPCPAAERFIELFERGFSTQGATMFGGKNLPRMLQEAGLTVGDDVLVAMSGAYTPAPGNAMVGGWAEWIENLPLFDRVIEEGLTTRDELDAMCVEMREWAAQPGTLAATGGCRAVARKG, encoded by the coding sequence ATGACCGAAATGCCAATGCACAACGACAGCCCGTTTTACGGGTATAACGTGGCTGCGATACAGAACCAGTACGCGGGGCGTGGGGCTGTGGGAGTTGTGGACTTCCTGCTTCCACATGTCAAGCCGGGCATGAGCGTGCTGGACGTCGGATGCGGCCCCGGGACGATAACGCAGGGGCTTGCGGAAATCGCGGCGCCGGGCAAGGTAATCGGCTGCGACCTGGAGCCGGGCATGGTGGCGCGGGCTTCAGCACTCGCAGAGGGCAAGGGACTCGACAACCTGAGTTTTCAGGTAGGCAACATCCTCGACCTGCCCTTCGAGGACAACACATTCGACGTTGTGCTGTCGTGCGCCGTTACGGAGCACCTGAGCGAGCCGGTGAAGGCTATGAGCGAGCTGGGGCGCGTGGCAAAGCAGGGCGGCGTAGTGGGCATAACGCGGACGGACTGGAGCGCGAGCCTGTTCGCGCCGCCGTGTCCTGCCGCGGAACGGTTCATAGAGTTGTTCGAGCGTGGTTTCTCGACGCAGGGCGCTACGATGTTCGGTGGCAAGAACCTGCCCAGGATGCTGCAGGAAGCGGGGCTGACCGTTGGCGACGACGTTCTGGTGGCGATGAGCGGCGCGTACACTCCTGCCCCCGGAAATGCGATGGTAGGCGGCTGGGCGGAGTGGATAGAAAACCTGCCGCTGTTCGACAGGGTGATCGAAGAAGGGCTGACCACGCGTGACGAGCTGGACGCGATGTGCGTAGAGATGCGGGAGTGGGCGGCGCAGCCGGGAACGCTGGCGGCGACCGGCGGGTGCAGGGCTGTGGCGCGGAAGGGGTGA
- a CDS encoding class I SAM-dependent methyltransferase yields the protein MPLTDASAVNPDTPLEELNLNWREQDLPERVRTKHVHRLHPYLGKFIPQLVEIFLRKFQPAAVCDPFSGSGTTLVEAGAQGINAVGCDISEFNSLIARVKTGTYDIDLLEREIKDIVHKATAESQLLLLERAVPYGASEYLISWFAPPALESLLAYRALISEYTYQDVLRLILSRSARSARLTTHYDLDFPKKPQIGPYWCYKHGRTCRPTEDSAKFLKRYSADTFKRIREFASIRREADISVITGDSRAVEFPAHDLVITSPPYVGLIDYHEQHRYAYELLELPWREKSEIGRASKGSSKRAQAEYVEGISETFLNVRKSLNPGGRMVVIVNDKRDLYDEIRERVGMRLEARVERHVNRRTGRRAGAFFESVLIWKDC from the coding sequence ATGCCTTTGACGGACGCGAGCGCGGTTAACCCTGACACGCCGCTGGAAGAACTTAATCTCAATTGGCGGGAGCAGGACTTGCCTGAGCGCGTCAGGACGAAGCATGTTCATCGGCTGCATCCGTATCTTGGCAAATTCATCCCGCAGTTGGTAGAGATATTCTTGCGGAAGTTTCAGCCTGCCGCGGTGTGCGATCCTTTTTCTGGTTCGGGGACGACGCTTGTGGAGGCGGGGGCGCAGGGCATCAACGCCGTCGGCTGCGATATATCGGAATTCAACTCCCTGATTGCGCGCGTGAAGACGGGGACTTACGACATAGACTTGCTAGAACGCGAAATCAAGGACATAGTTCACAAGGCGACGGCCGAGTCGCAATTGCTTTTACTGGAGCGCGCAGTTCCCTATGGCGCAAGCGAGTATCTGATTTCGTGGTTCGCGCCGCCGGCGTTGGAGTCGCTGCTTGCTTACAGGGCGCTCATCTCGGAGTACACTTACCAAGACGTGCTGCGGCTGATACTGTCGCGGTCGGCGCGGTCTGCCCGCTTGACGACTCATTACGACCTGGATTTTCCGAAGAAGCCGCAGATCGGGCCCTACTGGTGCTACAAGCACGGGCGTACATGCAGACCTACGGAGGACTCGGCGAAGTTTCTCAAACGGTACAGCGCCGATACTTTCAAGCGCATTCGCGAGTTCGCATCCATTCGCCGAGAAGCGGACATATCCGTTATTACGGGAGACAGCCGCGCTGTCGAGTTCCCCGCTCATGACTTAGTTATAACCTCGCCTCCGTATGTTGGGTTAATCGACTATCACGAGCAGCATCGCTACGCTTACGAACTGCTGGAACTGCCGTGGCGGGAAAAATCCGAGATTGGGCGCGCGTCGAAGGGTAGCTCAAAGAGAGCACAGGCAGAATATGTTGAGGGCATTTCCGAGACATTCCTGAATGTTCGCAAGAGTCTGAATCCGGGCGGGCGGATGGTGGTGATTGTGAATGACAAGCGCGACCTGTATGACGAAATCCGCGAGCGCGTCGGGATGCGGCTTGAGGCTCGCGTTGAGCGGCATGTGAACCGACGGACGGGTAGGCGCGCGGGCGCGTTCTTCGAGAGCGTGCTTATATGGAAGGATTGCTGA
- a CDS encoding TdeIII family type II restriction endonuclease: protein MRRETRERLWHVLYDFAMEQLPKRSRWTPEDIRLAYPFHRLLFSEEAILGARVERSVVTSMGNTLYPSIARTIAEDRFGQVFTEYTIEGEVNDAACNMIEQIVTELRTPRRRRETPREPNHDDELSDILNSRGGGRTNRAVTADLYIEDFHGGPLFVELKSPLPNLDIAAESKRKILYYLLIMGRKGVAGAQAHLGLTYNPYIRREDYAHSFTKQIMDMERQVLMGSELWDMIGGAGTYTELLEIIEDVHARLLAIE, encoded by the coding sequence ATGCGGCGGGAAACCCGAGAACGCCTGTGGCATGTGCTGTATGACTTTGCCATGGAGCAGCTGCCGAAGAGGAGTAGATGGACTCCTGAAGACATCAGGCTTGCTTATCCCTTTCACAGGCTTCTCTTCTCGGAGGAAGCGATTCTAGGAGCGCGAGTTGAAAGAAGCGTCGTTACATCTATGGGGAATACACTCTACCCGTCAATCGCAAGAACGATAGCCGAGGATAGGTTTGGGCAAGTATTCACGGAATACACGATTGAAGGTGAGGTGAACGACGCTGCTTGCAATATGATTGAGCAAATCGTAACGGAACTTCGCACCCCAAGAAGGCGGCGTGAAACTCCACGCGAACCAAACCATGACGATGAATTATCGGATATTCTCAATTCACGCGGCGGCGGACGGACGAATAGAGCAGTAACGGCGGACTTGTACATCGAGGACTTTCACGGCGGACCTCTGTTTGTAGAATTGAAAAGTCCACTGCCCAACCTTGATATAGCGGCAGAGTCGAAAAGGAAGATTCTGTACTACCTGCTGATTATGGGCAGGAAGGGTGTCGCTGGCGCGCAAGCGCATCTCGGACTGACATATAATCCCTACATCAGACGCGAAGATTACGCCCATAGCTTCACCAAGCAGATTATGGACATGGAGCGGCAGGTGCTGATGGGCAGCGAACTTTGGGACATGATTGGCGGTGCAGGAACATACACAGAGCTATTAGAGATTATTGAGGATGTGCATGCGCGCCTTCTCGCAATCGAATGA
- a CDS encoding SDR family NAD(P)-dependent oxidoreductase, with amino-acid sequence MGRLDDKVVIVTGASRGIGKDIAVLFAAEGGKVICAARTVEEGSHPLEGSLNTTVQEIRDAGGEATAAAANISLPEDCEALVQTARDTYGPVDVLVNNAALTYFIPVKDYALNRWMRSWAVNFHAPFILSQHVLEDMIPRGSGSIVNISSGAAIGPGRGPYQDVPPNSGGTCYGAEKAALERFTQGLAQEVYQYGISVTAVSPSQVVPTPGTVFHNLVTGIDDPRGEHPELMAKASLLLATEPLDDVTGRVTYSQQILKEYGWIDEARGTGTPNGREGSGYSLI; translated from the coding sequence ATGGGCAGACTTGACGACAAAGTAGTTATCGTTACGGGCGCGAGCAGGGGCATCGGCAAGGACATCGCCGTGCTGTTCGCCGCGGAGGGCGGCAAGGTCATCTGCGCGGCGCGCACCGTCGAAGAAGGCTCGCATCCGCTCGAAGGCTCGCTGAACACGACTGTGCAGGAAATCCGCGACGCAGGCGGCGAGGCGACCGCTGCCGCCGCGAACATATCGCTTCCGGAAGACTGCGAAGCGCTAGTGCAGACTGCGCGCGACACATACGGTCCCGTCGATGTGCTGGTGAACAACGCCGCTCTCACATACTTCATCCCTGTCAAAGACTACGCGCTCAACCGCTGGATGCGCTCGTGGGCGGTCAATTTCCACGCGCCCTTCATCCTCAGCCAGCATGTCCTCGAAGACATGATTCCCAGAGGCAGCGGCAGCATCGTCAACATTTCGTCCGGCGCGGCTATCGGTCCCGGGCGTGGACCGTATCAGGATGTCCCGCCAAACAGCGGCGGCACATGCTACGGCGCGGAAAAGGCGGCGCTCGAACGCTTCACGCAAGGACTCGCGCAGGAAGTCTATCAGTACGGCATATCCGTAACCGCCGTGTCGCCGTCGCAGGTCGTGCCTACACCCGGCACGGTGTTCCATAACCTCGTAACCGGCATCGACGACCCGCGCGGCGAACATCCCGAGCTTATGGCAAAGGCGTCGCTGCTGCTGGCGACCGAGCCGCTTGACGATGTTACCGGGCGCGTTACCTACAGCCAGCAAATCCTCAAGGAATACGGCTGGATTGACGAAGCGCGCGGCACAGGCACGCCCAATGGCCGCGAAGGCAGCGGGTATAGTTTGATATAG
- a CDS encoding haloacid dehalogenase type II, with protein sequence MTQVKALTFDVFGTVVDWRSSIIREGVKLSKAKGVDVDWAAFADRWRGGYGPSMERVRTGELPWTNIDTLHRMILDDLLEEFNITGLSEDEKQDFNKAWHRLDPWPDSAPGLTRLKKGYVISTLSNGNVALLTNMAKWGGLPWDCILSAELFKAYKRDPKVYQGAANLLGLPFNQVMMVAAHKFDLKSAKEAGLRTAFVPRPGEHGPDVEVDTTNEDWLDVYATDFNDLAVKLGV encoded by the coding sequence ATCACACAGGTGAAGGCGCTTACATTCGACGTGTTCGGCACGGTGGTGGACTGGCGCAGCAGTATTATCCGAGAGGGAGTGAAACTGTCGAAGGCGAAGGGCGTGGATGTCGATTGGGCGGCGTTCGCGGACAGGTGGCGTGGCGGATACGGGCCGTCTATGGAGCGCGTCCGCACCGGCGAGCTGCCGTGGACGAATATAGACACCCTGCACCGCATGATTCTCGACGACCTGCTCGAAGAGTTCAACATCACCGGGCTGTCCGAGGACGAAAAGCAGGACTTCAATAAGGCATGGCATCGTCTCGACCCATGGCCAGACTCCGCGCCGGGCCTCACGCGCCTTAAGAAGGGCTATGTCATATCCACGCTTTCCAACGGCAATGTCGCGCTGCTGACGAACATGGCGAAGTGGGGTGGGCTGCCGTGGGACTGCATCCTGTCCGCCGAGCTGTTCAAGGCGTACAAGCGCGACCCGAAGGTCTATCAGGGCGCGGCGAACCTGCTCGGCTTGCCCTTCAATCAAGTGATGATGGTCGCAGCGCACAAGTTCGACCTGAAGTCCGCTAAGGAAGCCGGTCTCAGAACCGCGTTCGTCCCCCGCCCGGGCGAGCATGGTCCCGATGTCGAGGTGGACACCACCAACGAAGACTGGCTGGATGTGTACGCTACGGACTTCAATGACCTTGCGGTGAAGTTGGGGGTGTAG
- a CDS encoding branched-chain amino acid transaminase — protein sequence MPEALAFFRGQVVPLSEAKVSVTTHALHYGTAVFEGIRGNWNADHDKLYVFRMREHYERLIQGCRIMMMDIPYDVDDLCNITLDLLQRCGYKQDLYIRPLAYKSQELVANLKLQELDSDFTLIVVPFGSYIEAEGAIRCCTSSWRRVDDTIIPPRVKISGHYVNSILAKTEATLSGFDEAIMLTQDGDVSEGSGENLFLVSKGVIHTPLVADNNLTGITRDSAMKIATDELGLDIVERRIRRSELYLADEIFLTGTAAHVTPVGELDMRPIGEGGVGPITQKINDMYVDIIAGNNPKYADWCAAVPLE from the coding sequence ATGCCTGAAGCCCTTGCCTTCTTCCGCGGACAAGTCGTTCCTCTATCCGAGGCGAAGGTGAGCGTTACGACCCACGCCCTACATTACGGCACCGCCGTCTTCGAGGGCATACGGGGCAACTGGAACGCCGACCACGACAAGCTTTATGTCTTCCGGATGCGCGAGCATTACGAGCGGCTGATACAAGGCTGCCGCATCATGATGATGGATATTCCGTATGATGTGGACGACCTGTGCAACATCACGCTCGACTTGCTGCAGCGCTGCGGCTACAAGCAAGACCTGTACATTCGACCGCTCGCCTACAAGAGCCAGGAACTGGTTGCCAACCTGAAGCTGCAAGAACTCGACAGCGACTTCACCTTGATAGTCGTGCCTTTCGGTAGCTACATAGAGGCAGAAGGCGCGATACGCTGCTGCACTTCGTCTTGGCGGCGCGTGGACGACACCATCATCCCGCCGCGCGTGAAGATTTCGGGCCACTATGTGAACAGCATCCTCGCCAAGACAGAGGCGACGCTGTCCGGTTTCGACGAGGCGATTATGCTGACGCAGGATGGCGATGTGTCCGAGGGCAGCGGCGAGAACCTGTTCCTCGTGTCTAAGGGGGTTATCCATACGCCCTTGGTCGCGGACAATAACCTGACCGGCATCACGCGAGACTCCGCAATGAAAATCGCCACCGACGAGCTTGGCTTGGACATCGTGGAGCGGCGGATAAGACGCAGCGAACTCTACCTCGCGGACGAGATATTCCTGACCGGCACGGCAGCGCATGTTACGCCGGTGGGCGAGCTGGACATGCGTCCTATAGGCGAGGGCGGTGTAGGTCCCATTACGCAGAAGATTAACGATATGTATGTGGACATCATCGCGGGCAATAATCCGAAGTATGCGGACTGGTGCGCCGCGGTGCCGCTGGAGTAG